Genomic window (Magnolia sinica isolate HGM2019 chromosome 10, MsV1, whole genome shotgun sequence):
CTCGCACCCCGGGTGGTGCGGCTGAGCCAGAGTGGGCTCAGCAGTCGGCCTATGTATCCGGGCGCACGCGTAGAGGCATGATTAGTTCCACGAATCTCACTGCACTGACCATAGTAAACTCCTTCTCGTTTTACCGAAATGGAGGTCTGATTTGAACGACCAGGTACAGCATCACATTTGACACCTGAGGAAGGTACAGCCCAACTATGAAGTACATCAGCAGGTGTTACAATCATACGTAGATGAGTTTTGGCTGGTACAACCACTCTATTGTCCACTTCTAATAAACGTGATTGACCCAATTCTGGATCATCTTCTGGAATCGTATAACTGTCAAAAGTGAGTGACTGTTCATCGGAACTGTTATAGTCCGAATACTCATAAGGTTGGGTCGACGCCCGCCTCCCTCCAAACTGTACTTGCAAGTTTCCCCGCAAAAAGCTCTCCACGCCTACTCTTAGAAAGAGCACTATTCTTCTTTAGTTAGGTAGTTATCCCCTCTCTCAGAGACCGTAAGACCCCGGTGGAATCGAAGGCCCTACAGACAACAGGGGACCGTTTCTCGCCCAGCCCTACCTACTTCAGTGAAGCTGGAACCCGCAATCTACGGCCAAAAAGCAGCGCCCTATTACGTAAGCACTAGATAGGGGCTTCACGAAGCGAGCCAGCTTCAAAACGCGACTATAAAGTCTAAAGTCAAAGGCTTTAGCGCGTTTGACTATATAAGCTTTGAAGCTAGCCGTTGCTTGCTCGCGCGAGGCGCTCACGTTTTTTGGCCTGGTTCCACACACATGAGACACGCAGAAGGTATGGGACGACCAGTTCACCACGGAAAGCGAATTCGATCCTATAGTCGTCTTCTTTGTTCGATAAATGCGCAGTGGAAAGGGATGCTAGTCGGCTCGGCGAAGTTGTAGGCCCCAATAGATCAGATCAAGAGTGATTCCTCACCTATCCTGTCAGGGGCCCAGTCGAACGCTCGAGTATAGATTCCCTATGCTCATGTGAACGGCCGGGGCCGGCCGGCCCGTAGATCTAAAAGGATCCATCCATAGGCCTGACCGGAAATCGTTTGTCCAcgaacaaaacaaaaacaaagtcAAAGTAGTAGTATAGTAGTAGTTCATGAGACCTCGAATTCCCACGTTTCAGCGTGCATTATGCCAGCAGGTCCCACCCCCATTGAGTCAccctttttgtttctttcttttcttttttgaatcgCTGCAGCAAGTCAGTTGCGAGGCGCTCAAGACCTGTTCGGACGTGAGTGAGCTGAGCTTCCAACAAGAAGATCCTACTACTGCTCATTCCAGCGGACGGACCGCTCCCCCTAGCTTTTGAGAATCGCATACTTCTTTTTCTCACCAGAATGCATGTGAAAATCAACGGAACGGCCGGTGGGTGATTCTGGTTCTATCTCCGCTTGATCCCAGTTTCAATTCCCCTTTCTTCAGGAGGTGAGGTTCGGGTCGGAGGGACGGGGCGGAGCGCTCCGTTGTTCACCGCTAGTTTCTAGTACAAGTCTATCAGAAGTGGTTTCGGTTTTGTTTTAGTATGGTCCAGATCGTCGGAGCCCGGAGCCAGGTGATACCGCGATTGATTGAGCGGGGCGGGGAGGTGCGAGCTTCCACTCGAAACCCTTTCGGTCACTCGCATTAGGGCATTCCGATCGCTTCTCGTACTACTCCCTCGCCCCTGACTGGAAAGGAGACATACAACATAGTTAGTCGGCCCTATTCATTCCATTCCTGAAAGGAGCAAGCAGCAAGCAGCTTCAAAAAAGCCGTAGCGCGCGGGGGGGCTTTGGGGGGGGCCTACGCGTCGCTGCTCCCGCGCACCATCACTATTGACGGGCCGAAGCGCGCAGGTTGTTCCGGCCCGTCAATAGTAATGGTGCGCTAGCGCGCCCTTCCATTTTAGCAGCGCGGGAGCCAGCTTCAAAACTACAGCGCCCCCCCGAAGGGGCTATGGAGTCAGGGGCCTGGGCCCTAAAGGGGCCCTTTGAAAAGCGCAACGGCTTTGAAGCTTGCTGAAAAGCCCCTATTACGTAAGGCGCGCGTTGGCCTTTGACTTAATAGTCATAATCGTTTTGAAGCTTCAAAACTACTGCGCGCGTTTTACTAATAGGCTTTGAAGCCAGCAAGCAACGGCCGCGCATACGTTTTGAAGCTGGGTCGCTTACGTTTTTCTGCTGAAAAACGGAGTCATCGCGCGCGTACTCATCTTTttttcataaaaagaaaaaaaaagtcattCAGACCGATCACGTCTCGAGTAGAATTGTCCAGTCTTGCCCCGGAGTCACGGTAGACCCTATTGAATGACAAAGGATAGACTAGACTGGACCAAATTGACCAATGAATCCAGAGATTTCTCCGACATGGATCGATGTATCTCCAGAAGAGATAGATAGGAGGTATATGTCTTTCTTTCGAAATCAAAATCTTCTTTATAGAATAATAAGAATAAGGAAAGAGTCTATATCCTATATCGATCATAGGATCACTCGGTAAATTCTCTGTGACCTCCCACCGTTCACGACATCCCTTGCTTCTCGCTGCGAACGGCTCCTCGGTGGAGGAGTAGAAGCGCTGGTCCCCTTCGGTCAAGTGCTTGTGCCTGCTGTTACCTACCGTAGGACCTCCGTCCCCGAAGCGAAGAAAGAGGAGCAGGAACAACAGGTTGTCCTCTCCCGGCCCAGTAGTTCCGCAACTACTACCGTGGTTGTTGCCAACGGGGATCCCCCATTCCGAAAGGTGACGGGGCCGGCCGTTAGGTCCAAAGTTGTATGCCACTGCTGTGGTGCCGATAGATTGACTACTTCAGCGCCGTTATCGGACATTGCAGGCTGAGCATCTATTTCTCGTATATCGCTCCACACCGAGAAGAGGGATGTGTACCTCCAGCAACAACGACGAATGGAACCATAGGCTCCTATGCTGGGAGCATTTCGGGGTATAGGTCTAACCACCCCAACTCCCTGTTTATGGCATGCTATAGTTCTTATAGTCTCTCGACGACGGGAATGGGAGATTACCGGTAAGCCAGATGCTTCGCGAACCACCGGTACATTTCGTTGCACTTAAATCACCCTCGTGAAGAGGCGCACTCCGATACCATTGATGTCCAATAGCTTTGATAGTAATGGCTGGATCTACTACTACCTCGTCCATTGAGTATAACAGAGCAAATGATGGTATAGCAATGAACATCGGGATGATACTAGGAAATATGGTCCGAATAATCTCGATAGTAGTTCCATGAACAATCCTTTGCGGGAAAGGATGAAATTCATAGTAGAAATGCCATAAAACGCGAACCAACATCCGTGATACGAAAACCAAAATCAGAATGAGGAAGAACAGGATATCGTGATGCAAGTCAATAATTCCTTGCATCATAGGTGTTGCTGCGTCTTGAGATCCTAATTGCCATGGTTCCGCAGCATCACAAGGAGCGACGATAGTGAGGAGCCATTCCAGAACAATCATGTGGTTTGGTGCATTCTTTGACAGTTCTGCTCTCCAACCAATAGAGAGACTTGCCCGAGCGTGCGTGGGTTTTTCCCACAAACGTCTGATGGGAGAATAGAATGCAATGCGCATTCTTTTCGATACAGTACGGTACACTGAACACCAACAAAATCTCGATAGACCGCGATATATGATAAACGCGTTAGGTGCTTCGCTATACGGTTTCATCAGTAGTCGTATACGGCTCTTTACAGCAATCGTCAGCCGCAGGTGCTTGGTGGAATGCGGTCGGGCGGGGAGTTAATATGTTAAGTAACCTATACATTATAATTATATAAAGTCAATCAACAAGCGGTTGCGGCTCAACGCCGAACCAACCGCAACAACAGGATAAGCTTATTGAGCTTGTTTGGCCCAACACCTTGTTGTTGGCTTCGTAACGAATACGAACCCACACCAACGTACATACTGCTAACTACACACCACTATAAGAAAGAACGTCGTTGGCTATCAAAGGCCCAACGTCATCATAAGACATTTTGATTCTATATAAGATTCATGAGTTATATCTTTCTTAATAAGATTAAGATaagaattttctattttcattgGATTGATTCAAGTAGGAGTTATTGGGCATCATTGAATTGAATTGGATAACCGGTATCCCATGAGGTGTTGATGAGGCCAACCAAGGATGGATATCTTCAAAGGGATATCTATCGGGGCACCGGGAATtcgtaaaaaaaaaatgatatgattCAACCTCAGACCCATTTGAATGTAGCGGACAACAGCGGGGCTCGAGAATTGATGTGTATTCGAATCATAGGAGCTAGTAATCACCGATATGCTCATATTGGTGACGTTATTGTTGCTGTAATAAAAGAAGCAGTGCCCAATATGCCTCTCGAAAGATCAGAAGTGATCAGAGCTGTAATTGTACGTACATGTAAAGAACTCAGACGTGACAACGGTATGATAATACGATATGATGACAATGCAGCAGTTGTCATTGATCAAGAAGGAAATCCAAAGGGAACTCGTGTTTTTGGAGCGATCGCTCGAGAATTGAGACAGTTGAATTTCACTAAAATAGTCTCATTAGCTCCTGAGGTATTATAAATACTAGTAGATGAGACCATGATATAGTAGGGTATCTGAAATGGATCAATTAGTAGATTGTGTTTCACGCATATACTTTTAATAATTCATAAATAAAGAATCCAAAATTCACATAAAAAAAAACGGAACATGTTGATTATATCAAAATTAGTAGGCACCAATAATTATAGTTCGTCATGGGTAGGGACACTATTGCCGATATATTAACTTCTATAAGAAATGCCGACATGAATAAAAAAGGAACGGTTCGAATAGCATCTACTAATATGACCGAAAGCGTTGTTAAAATACTTCTACGAGAAGGTTTTATTGAAAACGTTAGGAAACATCGGGAAAACAACAAATATTTCTTGGTTTCAACCCTGCGACATAGAAGAAATAGGAAAGGAACATATAGAAATATTTTAAAGCGTATCAGCCGACCCGGTCTACGAATCTATTCCAACTATCAACGAATTCCTAGGATTTTAGGTGGTATGGGGATTGTAATTCTTTCTACTTCTAGAGGTATAATGACAGATCGAGAAGCTCGACTAGAAGGAATTGGAGGAGAAGTTTTGTGTTATATATGGTGATCCTTCTGGTATCCGAATTTGATCCGTAACTTCctatttatttgtgaaaaaagagaggaaagacGGGTTGTTTAATATCACTCCTCCTCCATTAGTTGATACTTCAAGGGGTGGAATGAAAGAACAAAAATGGATTCATGAAGGTTTCATTACTGAATCACTTCCCAATGGTATGTTCCGGGTTCGTTTAGATAATGAAGATCTGATTCTAGGTTATGTTTCGGGGAGGCAAGTTTCTGTAAACAGTTCGGAATAATTGATGATGAGCCAGCCCGCCATCGCCGC
Coding sequences:
- the LOC131258351 gene encoding cytochrome c oxidase subunit 2, with amino-acid sequence MKPYSEAPNAFIIYRGLSRFCWCSVYRTVSKRMRIAFYSPIRRLWEKPTHARASLSIGWRAELSKNAPNHMIVLEWLLTIVAPCDAAEPWQLGSQDAATPMMQGIIDLHHDILFFLILILVFVSRMLVRVLWHFYYEFHPFPQRIVHGTTIEIIRTIFPSIIPMFIAIPSFALLYSMDEVVVDPAITIKAIGHQWYRTYEYSDYNSSDEQSLTFDSYTIPEDDPELGQSRLLEVDNRVVVPAKTHLRMIVTPADVLHSWAVPSSGVKCDAVPGRSNQTSISVKREGVYYGQCSEIRGTNHASTRAPGYIGRLLSPLWLSRTTRGASHPRSKLLQRAAGAVGSRGARQ